In the Arthrobacter sp. CDRTa11 genome, GGCGCGGATTAAGTGGCTTCCACACAAAGAACGAACCCCGTTGGCTAGTCTAGTGACGCTCCCGGCGGGGATGGCTGTAGAAAACCTACAACTTTCCAACCTGCGGCAACATCTCCACATAAGTTACTCGCCAGTAACATAATTCGGCTACAGTAGTGGCATGACTTCGAGCAACGATGCTTTGGGTGCCGCCGCAGCGCCGTACCAGGCCGCCGGTTCCCTTCAGGGCCGCACTATCCTGATCTCCGGCGGGAGCCGCGGAATCGGGCTGGCCATAGCCACCCGGGCGGCACAGGACGGGGCCAATATCGTGCTGATGGCCAAGACCGGCCAGGCGCACCCGAAACTGGCCGGCACCGTCTTTACCGCCGCAGAGCAGCTGGAGGCCGCAGGCGGGCAGGCGTTGCCGCTGGTGGGGGATGTCCGCAATGACGATGACGTCGCCGGCGCTGTTGCCGCCGCAATGGACCGCTTTGGCGGAATCGACGTGGTCATCAACAACGCTTCGGCCATCGATCTCTCAAAAACCGACGACGTGGACATGAAGCGCTACGACCTGATGCAGGACATCAACGTCCGCGGTACGTTCCTGCTGTCCAAACTGGCGCTGCCCGCGCTCCGGAAATCGGCGCAGGGCCACATCCTCACACTGTCACCGCCGCTGAATCTCGATCCCCACTGGGCAGGCAGGCACCTTGCCTACACCATGGCGAAGTACGGGATGAGCCTGACCACCCTGGGGCTTGCAGAGGAACTCAAGGCTGACGGGATCCGCGTGAACTCCCTGTGGCCGTGCACCCTCATCGACACAGCCGCCATCCGGAACATGCCAGGAGGGCAGGCCATGGTGAAGGCCGCACGCGGGCCTCAGATTATGGCTGATGCCGCGCACGCGGTGCTGACCGGCAGCAATCTGACGGCAGAGGCGCAGCAAGGGGCAGAGGCGTCGCCAACCGGAAATTTCTACACCGACGAACAGGTGCTGACCGCAGCGGGGGTCACGGACTTCCGGCCTTACAGCCTTGGGGCGGCCGAGGACCAGCTGGTTCCCGACATTTTCCTCTGAGCGGCCGCCAGGGCGGACGTTGGAATGCCATCGGCTGAGGGGACGGCAAGTCGATAGGATTCAACCATGGATGATGCATACGCCCACGGATCGCCGTTGAACCGGACACCGCTGAACCGCGGAGCCCTGGCCGATCAGGACTTCCTCTCTGCCGCCGGCATCTCCAGGCTTGAGGTGGTGGACACCACCGGTTCCACCAACGCCGACCTGCTGCGCAATGTCTCGGTTGAGCCCGCCCTGTGGCCGGATCTGTCCGTGCTGACGGCGGAATACCAGACAGCTGCCCGGGGCCGCCTTGACCGGCGGTGGGAGTCGCCTCCCCTCAGCTCGCTTTCGGTGTCCGTGGTTCTGCGTCCCGCCAACGCCGAGGGCCGGCCGCTTCCCACCCAGACCTATTCCTGGCTGTCGCTGCTGGCTGCCCTGGCGCTGCGCGAGACACTCCTGGAGACGGCCGGGATTCCGGCGGAACTCAAGTGGCCCAATGACGTTCTGGTCCGCGG is a window encoding:
- a CDS encoding SDR family oxidoreductase, encoding MTSSNDALGAAAAPYQAAGSLQGRTILISGGSRGIGLAIATRAAQDGANIVLMAKTGQAHPKLAGTVFTAAEQLEAAGGQALPLVGDVRNDDDVAGAVAAAMDRFGGIDVVINNASAIDLSKTDDVDMKRYDLMQDINVRGTFLLSKLALPALRKSAQGHILTLSPPLNLDPHWAGRHLAYTMAKYGMSLTTLGLAEELKADGIRVNSLWPCTLIDTAAIRNMPGGQAMVKAARGPQIMADAAHAVLTGSNLTAEAQQGAEASPTGNFYTDEQVLTAAGVTDFRPYSLGAAEDQLVPDIFL